The Chroicocephalus ridibundus chromosome 8, bChrRid1.1, whole genome shotgun sequence genome includes the window CCGCAGCAGGCGCGCAGTGTGCGTTGTAAAACTGCCTCTATCTGACGGGGGCGTTTCCACACCCAACTCCATTTACTCCACACACattcctttgcgtggggcagccaCCCAGCGGCCTCAGCCCCGAGCTCTGTCACCGACGCCATGGCCGCGCGTGCCAGCGTCCTGCCCCGTCACACCTCTCCCGTGCCGCGCTCGGGGCCGTCTGCCATCACCAACAGCACTGACCTGCGCGGTGAGGAATGACCAAACATCCAACGTACTCTCTTCCCTGGAGAGATGCCGAGTagaacagctgaaagaaaatgccttcatcgagtcacagagtggtttgggtgggaagggaccttaaagcccagccagtggcaccccctgccctgggcagggacacctcccaccagcccaggttgctccaagccccgtccaacctggccttgaacccctccagggatggggcagccacagcttctctgggcagcctgggccatggctcaccaccctcacagccaagaatttctgcctgagatctcatctaaatctcccctcttgcagttcaaaactgttccccctcattaCCCCAACACCAATGCCTTGGTTACATTTAAGGGCTTTACTGATAAGGAGCAGCTGTTGACTGAAGTAAGATACAGCACTGTAACGGCACGTCAAATCCAGAAGAGAGCAGGTAACACCTTCATTAACACTTGAGTACTAGGAAGGGCTAATCACAACTATTTTAAGTCTGAAAACAGTTTAGAAACTAAGAAAATCCCAAGTTGCGTCAGGATCAATTCCTCTCTCCAGTAAGGCAACTACACAAATAAACCGTTATGTTGTTCTACATCGTACCCGTAGATCGCTACGGTGGGGAAAGGTAATTCACAGCCCTTACAGCCTGTCTGGAAGCCTCACCTGTTAACGAGACCGTCACACCATCAGCGCTGCTGGAGCAAAACACACAGCATGTTACAATCCACACAGTGCCGCACAACCCTTCCGCGACGGATCCTCAGCCTCCGCTCCTCCCTGGACAGCCCGGCCTCGCAGGACCACACTGTCACCAGCCCTCTCGGCACAGGAGGTGCCCGGTTCTGCCTCCGCTGTCCCGGCACAGAGCGGCCGCCGGCGCGGGGCTGCAGGGACGTAGGGAGGGAGCTGAACACGGGGCTCCGCAGCCAACACGCTCCCCACCAGGGCACCGCAGCTGTTCCTCAGGCACGAGGAAATGAGAGATCCTCAGTGACATAAAACTTTTTACAATAAGATGAAGCGGGGGAAAAaagctcattttccttttttgaagagTTCCTGCTTCATTTATTGTGCTATGTAATACCAGAATCTAGCACTAACCCAGAAAGAATTCTGATCACATTACAGGTTTCATTAGCAAATAATTTGTAATCACATAAATCATTGTCTAACTTATGACTACACTAAAGCATTTTTATCATAGTTTCGGCAAAAATAAGTCCTTTGTcccttatttattatttgtactaCAATGGCACCCAGAGACCCCCTAAAGAGAAACTCCAGGAGGCTGGATGCTCCGGAAACACAGACCAGAAAACGACCTTGCTCTAGAGAGCTTACAATCTAAAAAAGCTTTATAGATGTTCGCATTAACAAGTACTTTAAAAGTTATTATGCTTTGCGAGGTTCAAAATTACCAGAGCAGATCCAAAACTCTCAAGATAACTATTCAGATTTGGTAGCCAATTTCACGCACGTGCCACTTCACTCATCAAATCAGTCAAACGTTGTCATCAACGCTAACTTCCCCCTGGCAGGACAGCGAAGACCAGAGCCCCTGGCCGGCTGGTGAACCGCGCTACAGCCGACTCTCAACAAGCTCCCGCGAGCTCAGGCGACACGGGCCTCAACTGCTCAACTCACAGCCCTTCCAGGCAGGGTGATTTTCTGAAGTTCCTAAATCTTCACTTTCAACTCCAGTGTTACAGGACAGGTTTCCAGACCCTGACGCATCACACAAATATAGCCATTAATCTCTGAAAAATTCTTAGAATTTAAGGTATTTTTTAATGGGCCGTATAAGCAATAGCCATGAGTGTTACCCATTtgcctttttaagaaaaaataggGGGATAGCTGGAGGCAAAACTATCTCTTAAAAACTCCAGGCACTGACAAGTATTACcatgcaagaaggaaaaagaatgctGGTAGTAGGTAACCGCAGGTGTTTTGGCTGAAGCTATGAACCTACGTGGAGTATTTCTGTAGATGTTCCTCATGCTCATCATCCCCATGTTGCTGTTGATAATGCTGGTACAATTTGGGCCCCCAGGCTCCCCCCATCCCTTCTGCTGATGGAAAGTGTCCGTTGGACATATTGAGTATAATGGAGGTCAaggatttaatgtaatttttggcCAGTGTGAGAGTCTCTATTTTGGAAAGTTTATTCTCAGCTCTCACATGAGGGATCACCTCCCGCAGAGCCTGGAACGCGTTGTTGAGCTTGTGCATTCTCTGCCTCTCCCGCTCGTTGCTTTCCAGTCTCCTCAAATGCCTGTCCTTACTGCTCCAAGGATGCTTGCCTCTGGCTGGAGCGACCTTGCTGCTCTCCttgcttccccctctcctctccttgtgTCGCAATCGTTTcaccagctctttttttctcatcGCCGACTCCtcagaaaatgcatctttgtCTGCAGTATgcctctgcttcttccctttgGTTTTAGTCTTCATGTTTTGGTAGATGTACTGGTATTAAGCATCAACGTGCTGTAAAAACACGACACCAATATCTTTAGCTGCTGCACAGTTCCATGCTGAACAAATGACCCGATGCAGGTTTGCTTGATCTATTTGCTTACTTGTTCACTACCGGAAAACCACCATTTGCTCTCTTAATTTAGCGATGTTCATTTTAGAAGTGGTGAATGCTACTAGTCAAGATGATCTGTGCGGATGAACAGAGGAGAAATCCCTTTCTAGAGAACAACAGACCCTCCTTCAGCTGGAAGGAATTGGTTACAGAGGGAGCAGAGGCCAAGCGAATGGAACCACTGAAACACAGACGCAGTGAATCACCCACTGGCGTCCTCTCACGTGGGAAGCCAAGTGAAAAACAGACACCTCTCTCTTGTAAGTAGGCGTCCGACTGGAGACTTCTCCTCCCTCACCGCACGTGAGAAAATGGTCTCCCAGCTGATCCAGTCTTCCCATGGGAATAGTGAACCAGGACCCAAAAAATATGAGTACAATGGTCAAATAGGTTTGATAAcacatttcctctgttttttcatcTCATGTGCTTCTGTTTTCTCCCAGCTCTAGTTACCACAAGTTACAATAAAACCGTACACGGCCTCCTCGTACGTATGCAGGCTTATGTGTGGGGTATTAGACAGAACCCTCAGGCTCTTACTCAGAAAGTAATTTCTCCTCGAACTCCTGGTAATTGCTTTTGTAGGAATAGGTTCACACTGCATTTATGAGCAGTCCACTAGAGGGAATCGTGACACACTAACTCATGCAGGGGCTCTGAAACTCCTAGCCAGCGAGTTTTCATCCACAGCATCTCCGCGGTCTGGGCTACGCACACAAACCAGCATTTCCCTCTTCCAACAGAAATCAAATAATGGTGGGGCTTAATCGCAACTTCTGCCCCAGCTCAACAGCAGCAGAGCGGTACGTATTGCCCAGGTTATCCAGAAAGACGGAGCAGTTTCCTTCCTCAGCCGCCAGTGAGGCAGAGGGCAGCACTGAAGCTTTACCCCCAGCCCAGACCCTGTGCCCACACTACATCTGAAGCCAGCACCCTCACAGCAACCCCGCTCTAACACCAGCCCTCAGCGTTACTGAGGCCGTTCCCAAAATGCTTCCTTCCACTTTCTTCCACGTAGTCATACAAAGGTGTggtcttaaaaaaatacatatatgtttttATGCTGATTCTATTATGTAGGAGCAGCTACAGGGTTGGTGAGCCactaaaaacccccaaacaacccaGACACAGGTGCGTGAGCACCCCAGCAGAGGACATCAGCCTTAGCGGGAGCAGGTGGCCAGCAGTTCCCGGGTGAGCTGCCGTAAATAGCActtcctctctcatttctttAGAGACATCTTCAGCTGCTCGGCATTCAGGGTGATTCAGTTCTCTGCCTGCGAAGGCATCCTGGCGATCTCCGAGTTCCTTGCTACCAGGGAGGCAGCTTTGCCAGAAAACACAGGAATTCACAAAGCAGTATGATCAGGGTGGCACGCGGGTGACAAATGCTGAGAGAAAGACAGCCCCGACTAGCTTGTGTTGTGGGAGCCCAGAAGAAACGCTAGAGACACATGGGTTTCTTTAGCAAGAAAAGAGGACTAAAGCCAAGCGCTGGGTCTGTTCTGGACCCTCAGTCTCACTCACTGGGCAGAAAGGGCGTAACTGCAGGACAGGAAAGTAAAGGCGGCACAAAGGAGACCCGTCAACTTCCCCCTCCAGCGCAAGATGCggcactggggagagcagaggagcgAGCAGCAGCTGTCTGAAAGGGACGGAGCCCCAGGACTCGGTGAAGAGGGGGTTTGCAGAGGCACCCAGCAGAGAAAGCGCGAAGAAGAGTCCAAGAGAAAGGAAGCTTCAGCAAACCAGGGGAGCAAAGCAGTGTGTAGAACTGCAGGGTAGGGGAATGCCAAGGGGATGACGTGGGACAAGAGGGTGCTCAGCTGGCCGAGGGTTGCTTTCAGACCGCTGCACTCCTCCGTACCCCTGAGAAATGACCCGCTGCAGCCACAGCCAGGCTGACAGGAGCCCCAGGGAGACGGGTGAGGGGGAAATGGAGAGGGGATCAGGAGCAACAGACTGGGCTGGTCAGAGACCAGAGAGAGCAGCCAAATACCGACAGATCTTCCCCCCTCTGCACCCATCCGTCAGGGCTGGCGTCCCTCCTCTGTGACTTACCGCTGACACCAGCAGTGGAGAAGGCGCCTACGGCCCGGGGGGCGACATGGGAGCGCTGCGGGGCACCGCCCGGCCGCGGGCTGGCCGGGCTCTGGCCGCAGGAGGCGTCGAGGGACCGGCCTCCCGCCGGGCCCGCacccccccgcggcggccggtGCCTGCGCGGCCGCGACACGTCGCGTTATcggcgggggcgggcccggcccggcgggcgggggctCGGCCTCGGCGGCGGCACGCACACCGGCACCGGCGGGGGTCCCGGCTGCCCCGGGACCCGCCGTACCCCGGGGGGGCAGTGCCCGGAGACGCACTGGCACGAGGCTCCCGGTGACCGGGAGACAGCGAGCGgtgggggggcagcggcggcacCGTGTGCGAGGTGCGGCCACTAACCCGaggaggccaggccaggccaggccaggcagAGCGATGTCACCGCAGGAGGGTCAGGCTGGCGcttactgcagcagcagcagcaggaggaggaggaggaggaggaagctctcAGCTCCGTGCAAGTGCGATCATCCCACCTGCCGGGAAAAGCCCCCCGGGCGTAGCTCCTCCATCGCTCACAAGAAGGCTGCTACTGCTGAAGACTCTTCAGTGCTCAAATTCTTTGGCAACAGGTTCTATACACAATGACCAGCTTAGTGCCATGGGATCTTTTACATCTGTTCTCAACCACTGTCTTGGTCCCATTTCAGCCCAGTAGTTACACTTTACCTAATGAAGTTCAGTCACCTTGGTATCAGTTTTTCATTCCCAGGTCTCCCCAGCAGCCGGGACTCGGAACAGCTGTGACAGCAGCTGGGGACATCGCTGCACCCCAGCAGCGAACAGGCTGAGAGGAGACACAGCACGCTGCTCCTGCCTCACCGAGGGCCCAGGCGGAACGGCCTCGGTCACCCCTGAACAAAGTGACCACCACACACAGGTGCTGGTCACCTGGAGATCCTATAGAGCCATGGAagggttggggttggaagggaccttaaagcccattgagtcccatcccctgccctgggcagggacacctcccactggaccaggttgctcagagccccgtccagcctggccttgaatctTAGCTCCGTTCAGCACACACACTTAGGTTTAAGAGAAAAAGccaaaccccaacaaacccacagTAAAATAATCTTCTagaaataaattcaataaaaagtgagaaaacataCCATTAACCTGATTCTTGAAGGgtacttaatttttaaatctcCACTCTTCGTACAGATGCTTAATTCGAGGATTAAAAGCAATATTCAGTTTTTAGAATTACACTGTTTGTATTTTAAGCATTGCTTGTCTACTGACTGCATATACACGTTACCTGAAGTTGACACACGGGTGATATTAGAAGAAATTACAGGCGACTACACTATCTAGTGTGGACTCATCTGCTGGGACTGTGGCTTTGAGTTTTTGGTACTTTCTCAACCTCTGGGCACTAACAAATATATCTCACAGCAGAACTATACTGTGGACCCGATCCATTGCTGGCATCTGTTTGAGAATGAACAAACATAGACAAAGAGATTATAAATatataactgtattttatttttaatattaaatatttttaaattacaagcaGTTTCTTGAATCACACTATGCATGATAATCAATATACAGTagaaattacaatttaaaaatgtacacaatttaaagacattttgaCCTGAAATTTCATTAACTATGATATATTGCCATAAACCTCATACCTGTATTAAATTACAATAGGAAAACCTCATACCTATGATTTTGTTACATAGTTTCTCATTTACAAATAGAATTAaacattatatatacacacacatcagTACCATTTATCATTTAAGTTACACCTACATCTGTGCAAGTTCAAACAATTTCATAAACAAAACTGTAAGTCATATTcaagtttctgaaaaacaggcTGCTGGTAttacaaatacttattttcaatAAGTTTATATGATGTTTGACTCtcctctagattttttttccagtcctgtaCTAAAACCATTAACATACAAGGATATTTCTGTATGACTTAAAGCTGAAGTAATTTTGTATACTCCATTCTTATTTAAGGCTATTTCTTATAAGGCTAATGTACTTGGATTCCACCTTTCACCAACTCCAACAAAAATAGCCATGTCACTAACACCTGACAATGCTGACATTTTAGCATAGTgcttaatcattaaaaaaaaaaaaagtcttcttatCAACCAGCCTCCTCATGAAAAAGATAGAGTACTACCTAAAAATCTGctaaaaatactgataaaaagaATGAGGCTTAAATGGCTTTCATTAGTGCACCAACAAGGATATGAAAAAATGTTCAATCCGCTCATTTCCATGAAAATGGCAGTTTCCATAAACGCAGTTCTACACGCAACATATCTGCAGCTGGGGGATTTGGGAGAGCACAGGTGTTGCCACTACAGCTGGACGCTCTTCTCGCTCTCTTGGCTTCTCACTACAGATCCTCACTTTTAAACAAACTTCCTTAGGTGGGAAAAATCAGatcttttaaataactttagTAGCCAAATTGAGACAATGCCTTCATTAGTCAAATAATCAAGGTATTCTACTAGAGAAGGAATTAAAGTGTAACCAGTCCTCATAATAAACCATTGAAAATAGATACATGTACTTCTAAAACGGAAACCATGCTTCAGTAGCTAGTGCAAGAAATTACATATAGTTTAATTAATGATTTGTAACAAATCCCCTTATAATGTAATACGTTGGAATTACCGAGTCGTCTTTATTGTGCCACTGACTGCTAGGCAGATATTTAAATATTGCTATACTTGATCAGATTTTTACTATAAGTTTTTCCCCAAAAGACCTGTCAATCTATTATTGCAATCCAGCCTAATGGactactgaaattaaaattcatcGTTTAAGTGAGATGAGTcaactttaaatatttctttctcttcattgtaCAGCTAAAAGGGACATTACCTTGCCTAATATCATACACATCCCAGCCCGTTTTGGAAGAGTGCTCCTTTGGCAATTCGTTAGCAATGAGTCCATTTGGACAAAGGAGTAAACTTTCACTTCCTATGTAAGATCTTCTTTAAACCCGGGTACACAATAAAAATCTTACGACTCCCACCAAGCAAAAGGAATCCCTGATGTGCAAGATAAACATCTGATTTTCCGGAACTGTGAGAAACAAAACGCACAACCAAATTGCAGCATTCTGGAGTAGAAGCTTTTATTTAACCTTGGActatattttaaatcaaattattcAAAATTAAGGCTGAACTCCAGGTCTGATACAGCAGGTTTTTCACCACGCAAGGCAGACAAGCCCACACGTTCTTTGCAGACCATTACGGAGTTTCATTCTTACTATGGTGAGAATTATAGAAGACAGACGAGATACTTTAATCTACCTGTATCAAGGAGTTTAACATTGGAATTATGGAATTTCTAAGCAGTAATTTGTGCACAATGTCTATTAcctatatttaaaatattgagAGTAGCGCACAGCTTCCTTAAACCTTCTACAGTATATATACTGCAAGCCTGTATTAAGAACTACTTGGCTTTGCCCTTTAAATCACGTTTTGGGGAAAGTCCATGAAAAATTCAGTTCCTTGCTTCATACTGAAGAAAGTTCTGACTAACTCCAAACCCGAGTGCCTCATCAGAAAAAGTCGTCTCAACAACACATTGGCAACTTTAAATAACATGAACACTACATCATTCCCTTTTGATCGGTATGGAAACCATTGTGGTCAAGGGCTAAATAATGCTGGAAAAAAGCAATTAACATATTCCTGTAATttaaaacatacttaaaaaaatcaaaatgcatataGAGGTATACAAAACCAAACTTCACAACATCTGAAAATACCTAGTCCTCCCATACTTCACGTGATCTGAACACGGAGCGCTTGGACCACCATTATACTGAAGCCCTGCCAAAATAGCCACTAAAATACAAAGTACTTAGTTTTAGTACGTTTGATTTTAGTACACTAAAATACAACGCCAGGCAAACTGTCCCTATCAGTGTTTCCTACAGATCCACAGCTGCATAAGGCATTCCAAGAGGTCAGGGATCTGCTTCTCAACCGAATCACTCTGGAGTGATaattaaggattattttttccagGCGGTTTCAAGGGTTAAGCTAGCTAAACGCGTGGTAGAGTATGAAGGTTAAAAACCCCTCGTTGTATTCCCTTCCCTACAGACAGCTTCAGACCAAACTTTACTATACTGCATCTTTGGGTCAGTTCGCATTCCAAGATGTACTATGGAGCCTTGCAGACACCTTGAAATAGGTCTGGCCTGACAAAGGGTGCAAAATTGGGCATTAACCGTTAGTCTAATTCTTCATTGTCTTAACGTCACCGAGAGGTAGATTTACCACAGGCCTCTGAATGGCAGCCCCAACCTGCAGTCAGCCAAGAGCGAGCTTCAAAATTCACAGAATGTACAACAGAAGGGCCAAGCGTGCCCAGAGCCAGTCTGCGGAAATTAGTCTTTTTATAAGGTTCATAAATTCCAGTTTTGTACAGccaatttttcctcttctctctccaagGCAGAAATTGTAGTAAAAAGTGGAAGGCCCTTAATCATGATATAGTCAGATGCTATTACAGTTTAAGCAGTCAGTAGGATCATATTCAGGAATTAAGAGATATTATCTCTTTCATCTAAAAATTCCAGAGTATATCATATATTCTTTTCCAGTTTCCTATAAAACATGAACACTAACAATCAATCTATAATAATTATCATTTAGAAATGGTACTGAATATAAGATTTCAGCAAGTCTAACGTAACACTCAAAAGTTATGTACGTTTTACAAGTACCGTGCATAGCAAAGGCTACAAAAAGGACAAATTAAACTGGGTAACTGGGCCAATTCAACTTGTCTTATTTTCCTTGACAGATTTAAGATTTTGATTCTGTACATCAtcaggaaacaaaggaagaataATCCATAGTGCAATCGTAATAAGCAAAGTAATATGTAGTGATATCTTTTTGAATAAATATGGCTCACTACTGCTCAGCTATCATTCGTACAGTTTCAGCAACACAGCCACCTGTTGCACAGGACAGTTATACGCAATTCTACAACAGGGCTATGTTCAAATAGGGAATGAGCTacatggaaaaatataaaaagaatattatACAATCTCATACATAAACCAGACTGTAGTGTAATTGCTTCACTTGTTTCTTAAGTTATCTGAAAAATACTTCAAGTACTTGAAAAGAGCGGCAAAATCATCTttcaatgaaaagcaaaattgcactgatttaaaaatacattacaaagTTAAATACACATTCAAATTAATGTCCTGATTTAACATTGCTTTCAGtgtttactttcatttcttaGTACTTCTTGATTACCTGTGTTACTCCGGGAGGATCCAGAGTTCAGATAAAGAAGTTTGAGACAAAGTCTGTGTGTTTTATGTACGTAGTCCAAGaaagttttaattcatttaatctttttctccatcttcactGCTTCCTGTTAGTAGAGGAAAGGTCATAAGGTACAGTGAGATCCTTCTGCACAACCCTCACTTTTTGCAAGACTCTCCCTGGAACCTGGCATTCTGCTGTTCCACACTTCCAAGTTT containing:
- the BHLHA15 gene encoding class A basic helix-loop-helix protein 15 — its product is MKTKTKGKKQRHTADKDAFSEESAMRKKELVKRLRHKERRGGSKESSKVAPARGKHPWSSKDRHLRRLESNERERQRMHKLNNAFQALREVIPHVRAENKLSKIETLTLAKNYIKSLTSIILNMSNGHFPSAEGMGGAWGPKLYQHYQQQHGDDEHEEHLQKYST